The DNA sequence AATAGAAGGGATAATCAGATCAAAACTCTGTTCGCTTTCGGTGAGCAAAGGAATAATTTTATGAAAACGGTAATAGCTGTCCGGCCAGCCATGGGTAAGGATCAAAGGTTTGGGATTGGAACCTTTTCCTCTGATGTATTGAAAATGAATCAGAATTCCGTCTATGCGGGTTGTATACTGTGGATGTTGATTTAACTGCTGCTCATGCATTTTCCAGTTGTAATCATTTAGCCAGTAGGTAGTAAGCTCTTTCAGATAAGTTTCGTTGGTGCCGTAGTTCCAGCCAGAGCCTTCGGGTTCTTCGGGCCATCGGGTGTTTTGGATACGGTTTTTCAGGTCGGTTATTACCGATTCGGGAATGTTAACAGTAAATGGTTCCATATTAATAGATTAAATTGGTGTAAAGTGACTGTTTTGAAAGTTGCTGATAATAAGATTGTTATCAAAGTTATAAACTTTCTCTTTTAATAAGTGTTGTCAAAATCATAAATTTTTTGATTTTTTAATGATGAAAAAAATGTAACTTTATTTCATTAAAATCTCGTAATACATATTACTGATTCAGGAATCATTCTGAAACCTGAAAATCTTAGGTTCAATTTTCTGAACCCAATACATTTATTATATCATATCTAAAAAGCAAAGGCAATACGTCATTTGTAGTGTCAACAGTCATTAGCGGCTAATCTGCTGTTGATTATTGATGTTTAATATTAAAAAAATCATTATGAATACCTATAAAATTGCCGTTATCGGCGGAACAGGAAAATCTGGTCAATATCTGGTTCAAAACCTTTTGGAAAAAGGATATTCCCTTAAACTTTTAGTAAGACATCCTGAAAATTTTACCATTCAAAATTCCTTAATTGAGGCGGTAAAAGGAGATGTAAGAGATGAAGCAGCTGCCCGTTCATTAATTGAAGGGACTGATATTGTAATGAGCACTTTGGGGCAACCCAAAGGGGAGAAATCTATTTTCAGTGATGCTGCGAAAAATATTATCGGAGTGATGAATCATCATGGGATCAGTCGTTATGTTGTAACTACGGGTTTGAGTGTGAATACAGCATCTGATCAAAAAAATGAAAGGGTAAAAATGGCAACCGACTGGATGTACCAGAATTATCCTGAAACAACAGCAGATAAGCAAAAAGAGTATGAACTTCTCATGGAAAGCAGTCTGGACTGGACGGTGGTAAGATTGCCACTCATTCATCTTACTGATGAAAGTTTTAAAAACGAAACAAGTCTTACAGATTGTAAAGGAGAAAGCATCAGTGCCACAGACCTGGCTGAGTTTTTGGCTTCTCAGATTGAAAATTCTGAGTATATCAGAAAAAGTCCGTTTTTGTATAATCTGAAAGAATAAAAAATCCGGATATATCAATGTAATAAAGAATCAGCTACAGTATTGTGGCTGATTCTGTTTTAAATATCTTCTATTTTTTACGGCCATACATCAGTATCCGCTTAAAGGCATAGATGGCCGGATATTTTGTAAATCTTTGTGCGATACGTGATTTAAATTCGGTAATGAAACTTTCTTTTTGATTTCCTTCCAGGCGCTCCAGATAAGGTAATAAGGCTGTTCCTGAAATGAATTCATATAAAGCTTCATGATCATCTGCAATAATGGGATAAACCTTCTGGAAAATTTCTATATCCTGAATTCCGTTATCAAAAAGAATCTGAGCATAATCATCCATCGAAAGCACCGGTGAATCACGGTTGAAATGATTTAACTGTGATGCATAAGGTTCTTCATCTGCCATTTCCGTAAGAATCTGATTGAGGATATTTTCTTTCTGAACAGGCATCTGAATAGCGAGCTGCCCTTCGGATGATAGCAATCCGATGATCTTAGGAAATAAAGTTTCATGATCGTCCGCCCATTGCAGCGCAGCATTACTGAAAACAAGATCCCACTTTTGATCAGACTGTGCTGTTTCTTCGATGCTCTGAAGCTTAAAGTGTAAATTGTCATTTTCAAACTTTTTTGATTTTTCGAGCATTTCTGCTGATGAATCAATTCCTAAAAATGTAGAACCTGTCAGTTTTTTGGCTAAAATGGAGGTTTGTTCTCCGGTACCACAGCCTAAGTCAATGGCTTTTATATTGTTTTCAGGCTTGATTAATGCTGCTAAATCGTAAAAAGGTTTATAGCGTACATCTTTGTACTGATCGTATAATTCGGGATTCCAGGGCATAAAAATAATTTTGAAATGATATATAAAGATAAAGAATCTATCTTAAAAATAAGAGTCAAAATACTGCCAGTTAGTATTATAAATTGGCATAAAAAAGCGACTGTTTTTACAACAGTCGCTCTTAAAATTTATTGTTCAAGTTTTTCCTTGATATATTTTGCGGTGTAAGACTTTTTATTTTTTGTCAGATCTTCAGGAGTTCCTGCAAACACAACTTCACCACCGTGTTTTCCTGCTTCCGGACCAATATCAATGATATAATCGGCACATTTGATGATATCCGGCTGGTGTTCAATAACAATTACGGAATGTCCAAGGTCAATCAATGCCTGCAGTGATTTCAACAGCTTCTGAATATCATGGAAGTGCAGTCCTG is a window from the Chryseobacterium indologenes genome containing:
- a CDS encoding NAD(P)-dependent oxidoreductase; protein product: MNTYKIAVIGGTGKSGQYLVQNLLEKGYSLKLLVRHPENFTIQNSLIEAVKGDVRDEAAARSLIEGTDIVMSTLGQPKGEKSIFSDAAKNIIGVMNHHGISRYVVTTGLSVNTASDQKNERVKMATDWMYQNYPETTADKQKEYELLMESSLDWTVVRLPLIHLTDESFKNETSLTDCKGESISATDLAEFLASQIENSEYIRKSPFLYNLKE
- a CDS encoding methyltransferase domain-containing protein, yielding MPWNPELYDQYKDVRYKPFYDLAALIKPENNIKAIDLGCGTGEQTSILAKKLTGSTFLGIDSSAEMLEKSKKFENDNLHFKLQSIEETAQSDQKWDLVFSNAALQWADDHETLFPKIIGLLSSEGQLAIQMPVQKENILNQILTEMADEEPYASQLNHFNRDSPVLSMDDYAQILFDNGIQDIEIFQKVYPIIADDHEALYEFISGTALLPYLERLEGNQKESFITEFKSRIAQRFTKYPAIYAFKRILMYGRKK